A region from the Caloenas nicobarica isolate bCalNic1 chromosome 11, bCalNic1.hap1, whole genome shotgun sequence genome encodes:
- the PTPDC1 gene encoding protein tyrosine phosphatase domain-containing protein 1 isoform X2 yields MQGSPRRRSAVSIFSNFFQGRRHSSSDPLLRILQRRRSSAVEVLSSSTHRVMVAVSSLSPEELDATFPDKKRSSRRPTAKYTKVGERLRHVIPGHMQCSMACGGRACKYENPARWSGQEQAIKGLYSSWITDNILAMARPSTELIEKYNIIEQFERCGIKTIINLQRPGEHASCGNPLEQESGFTYLPEAFMEAGIYFYNFGWKDYGVASLTTILDMVKVMAFALQEGRVAVHCHAGLGRTGVLIACYLVFATRMSADQAILFVRAKRPNSIQTRGQLLCIREFTQFLVPLRNVFACCEPKAHTVTLSQYLTRQRHLLHGYESRHLKHVPKLIHLVCKLLLDLAENRQVIEAELLDIPDLSAEIEKTVSQLVSTQLDRELARQDSDTSESSHTHSSTFEMQDSLFSLGHECDPLWKKRNAQCLQPLTHPRRRLSYSESDLRRTEFLSEQGETAWTVPAQILLCNKLKQNSGEECSATSEQKPQLDLNKEALVRNTCMFWSQGKFNLDGQKDGSSLYNRRNSTKEVQRSRTFSSGLASIHNTREPGTPTHNFTDETGRRKDHKTNMYSRRVYVSEDSDSSSSSKVNFSIGCESQGSKDVSEAIPHIVLQSELSLEARRVLAAKALADINEFLEEDEVKQKKELNSRDGAWDKICTERDPFILCSLMWSWIEQLKEPIISTDDVDMLAKNCTESQDALYLLRKEQCQTILCILHCVVNLQMLPADVEEALLARAIKAFTKTSFDSDNGPYVYNTLKKVFKQTLEEKRKRLDKGTENPS; encoded by the exons ATGCAGGGTtctccccgccgccgctcggcaGTGAGCATTTTTAGCAACTTTTTCCAGGGTCGGAGGCATTCTTCTTCCGATCCCCTTCTCCGCATCCTCCAGAGGCGCCGAAGCTCGGCTGTGGAGGTGCTCTCGTCGTCGACTCACCGGGTTATGGTGGCGGTATCGTCGCTGAGCCCCGAGGAGCTGGATGCAACTTTTCCTGATAAAAAAA GAAGTTCGAGGCGCCCGACGGCGAAATACACGAAAGTGGGGGAGCGGCTGCGCCACGTCATCCCCGGCCACATGCAGTGCTCCATGGCCTGCGGCGGGCGGGCGTGCAAGTACGAGAACCCGGCTCGATGGAGCGGCCAGGAGCAAGCCATCAAAGGGCTCTACTCTTCCTG GATAACAGATAACATACTGGCTATGGCTCGACCCTCAACAGaattaattgaaaaatacaACATTATTGAACAGTTTGAAAG ATGTGGCATAAAAACCATAATTAACCTTCAGCGTCCTGGGGAGCACGCGAGCTGTGGGAATCCACTGGAACAAGAAAGCGGCTTCACGTACCTTCCTGAAGCTTTCATGGAGGCTGGAA tttatttttataactttgGATGGAAGGACTATGGAGTGGCATCTCTCACTACCATACTTGATATGGTGAAAGTCATGGCTTTTGCGCTGCAGGAAGGGAGGGTCGCCGTCCATTGTCATGCAGGACTTGGTCGGACAG GTGTTCTAATAGCTTGCTACTTAGTTTTTGCAACAAGAATGAGTGCTGATCAAGCAATTCTTTTCGTCAGAGCAAAAAGGCCTAATTCTATTCAGACTAGGGGGCAGTTGTTGTGCATCAGAGAGTTCACCCAGTTTTTGGTTCCTCTGAGGAATGTATTTGCGTGCTGCGAGCCCAAGGCGCACACGGTGACACTGTCCCAGTACCTGACCCGTCAGAGACACCTGCTCCATGGTTACGAGAGCAGGCATCTCAAACACGTGCCAAAACTTATTCATCTCGTTTGCAAATTGTTGCTGGACCTGGCTGAAAACAGGCAAGTGATCGAGGCAGAATTGTTGGATATCCCAGATCTCTCAGCTGAAATCGAAAAGACTGTTTCTCAGTTGGTGTCCACGCAGCTCGATAGAGAACTTGCGAGGCAGGACAGTGACACCTCGGAGTCCTCCCACACCCACTCCTCCACTTTTGAGATGCAGGattctcttttctccctgggACACGAATGTGATcctctctggaaaaaaaggaatgctCAATGCCTTCAGCCTCTTACCCATCCGAGAAGGCGTCTAAGCTATAGTGAGTCAGATTTAAGGAGAACTGAGTTTCTCTCAGAACAAGGAGAAACCGCATGGACAGTACCTGCTCAGATATTGCTGTGCAACAAACTCAAGCAGAATAGTGGTGAGGAATGTTCTGCCACTAGCGAACAAAAGCCACAGTTGGATTTAAACAAAGAAGCGTTAGTGCGTAATACATGTATGTTCTGGAGTCAAGGTAAATTTAATTTGGATGGACAAAAAGATGGATCCTCACTTTATAACAGAAGGAACTCCACCAAAGAAGTACAACGCAGCAGAACCTTTTCTTCAGGTCTAGCGTCTATCCACAATACCAGGGAACCTGGAACGCCAACGCATAATTTTACCGATGAGACTGGTCGTAGAAAAGACCACAAGACTAACATGTATAGCAGAAGAGTCTATGTCTCTGAGGACTCtgattcttcttcttcttctaaaGTGAACTTTTCCATTGGATGTGAAAGCCAAGGTAGCAAAGATGTGTCAGAGGCAATTCCACACATTGTTCTGCAATCAGAATTAAGTTTGGAAGCCCGAAGAGTTCTGGCAGCAAAAGCGCTTGCAGACATAAATGAATTTCTGGAAGAGGATGAAGTGAAGCAGAAG aaagaactGAATTCTCGAGATGGAGCTTGGGATAAAATCTGTACCGAGAGAGATCCTTTTATCCTCTGTAGCTTGATGTGGTCCTGGATAGAGCAGCTGAAAGAACCTATTATATCCACAGATGATGTTGACATGCTGGCAAAAAActgcacagaatcacaggatgcACTTTACTTACTGAGAAAG GAGCAGTGTCAGACTATCCTTTGTATTTTACACTGTGTGGTGAACTTGCAAATGCTACCAGCTGATGTGGAGGAGGCCTTACTTGCTCGTGCTATTAAAGCTTTCACTAAG ACAAGCTTTGATTCTGATAATGGACCGTATGTTTACAATACcctgaaaaaagtatttaaacaaacactggaagaaaaaaggaaaaggcttgACAAAGGAACAGAGAATCCCTCTTGA
- the PTPDC1 gene encoding protein tyrosine phosphatase domain-containing protein 1 isoform X3, whose amino-acid sequence MAAGVLLQNELPYSSLLESSLYLANMSSGSSRRPTAKYTKVGERLRHVIPGHMQCSMACGGRACKYENPARWSGQEQAIKGLYSSWITDNILAMARPSTELIEKYNIIEQFERCGIKTIINLQRPGEHASCGNPLEQESGFTYLPEAFMEAGIYFYNFGWKDYGVASLTTILDMVKVMAFALQEGRVAVHCHAGLGRTGVLIACYLVFATRMSADQAILFVRAKRPNSIQTRGQLLCIREFTQFLVPLRNVFACCEPKAHTVTLSQYLTRQRHLLHGYESRHLKHVPKLIHLVCKLLLDLAENRQVIEAELLDIPDLSAEIEKTVSQLVSTQLDRELARQDSDTSESSHTHSSTFEMQDSLFSLGHECDPLWKKRNAQCLQPLTHPRRRLSYSESDLRRTEFLSEQGETAWTVPAQILLCNKLKQNSGEECSATSEQKPQLDLNKEALVRNTCMFWSQGKFNLDGQKDGSSLYNRRNSTKEVQRSRTFSSGLASIHNTREPGTPTHNFTDETGRRKDHKTNMYSRRVYVSEDSDSSSSSKVNFSIGCESQGSKDVSEAIPHIVLQSELSLEARRVLAAKALADINEFLEEDEVKQKVEMWQKELNSRDGAWDKICTERDPFILCSLMWSWIEQLKEPIISTDDVDMLAKNCTESQDALYLLRKEQCQTILCILHCVVNLQMLPADVEEALLARAIKAFTKTSFDSDNGPYVYNTLKKVFKQTLEEKRKRLDKGTENPS is encoded by the exons ATGGCTGCAGGAGTTTTGCTGCAAAATGAACTGCCGTATTCTTCGTTGCTAGAGAGCAGTCTGTATCTTGCAAATATGAGTTCAG GAAGTTCGAGGCGCCCGACGGCGAAATACACGAAAGTGGGGGAGCGGCTGCGCCACGTCATCCCCGGCCACATGCAGTGCTCCATGGCCTGCGGCGGGCGGGCGTGCAAGTACGAGAACCCGGCTCGATGGAGCGGCCAGGAGCAAGCCATCAAAGGGCTCTACTCTTCCTG GATAACAGATAACATACTGGCTATGGCTCGACCCTCAACAGaattaattgaaaaatacaACATTATTGAACAGTTTGAAAG ATGTGGCATAAAAACCATAATTAACCTTCAGCGTCCTGGGGAGCACGCGAGCTGTGGGAATCCACTGGAACAAGAAAGCGGCTTCACGTACCTTCCTGAAGCTTTCATGGAGGCTGGAA tttatttttataactttgGATGGAAGGACTATGGAGTGGCATCTCTCACTACCATACTTGATATGGTGAAAGTCATGGCTTTTGCGCTGCAGGAAGGGAGGGTCGCCGTCCATTGTCATGCAGGACTTGGTCGGACAG GTGTTCTAATAGCTTGCTACTTAGTTTTTGCAACAAGAATGAGTGCTGATCAAGCAATTCTTTTCGTCAGAGCAAAAAGGCCTAATTCTATTCAGACTAGGGGGCAGTTGTTGTGCATCAGAGAGTTCACCCAGTTTTTGGTTCCTCTGAGGAATGTATTTGCGTGCTGCGAGCCCAAGGCGCACACGGTGACACTGTCCCAGTACCTGACCCGTCAGAGACACCTGCTCCATGGTTACGAGAGCAGGCATCTCAAACACGTGCCAAAACTTATTCATCTCGTTTGCAAATTGTTGCTGGACCTGGCTGAAAACAGGCAAGTGATCGAGGCAGAATTGTTGGATATCCCAGATCTCTCAGCTGAAATCGAAAAGACTGTTTCTCAGTTGGTGTCCACGCAGCTCGATAGAGAACTTGCGAGGCAGGACAGTGACACCTCGGAGTCCTCCCACACCCACTCCTCCACTTTTGAGATGCAGGattctcttttctccctgggACACGAATGTGATcctctctggaaaaaaaggaatgctCAATGCCTTCAGCCTCTTACCCATCCGAGAAGGCGTCTAAGCTATAGTGAGTCAGATTTAAGGAGAACTGAGTTTCTCTCAGAACAAGGAGAAACCGCATGGACAGTACCTGCTCAGATATTGCTGTGCAACAAACTCAAGCAGAATAGTGGTGAGGAATGTTCTGCCACTAGCGAACAAAAGCCACAGTTGGATTTAAACAAAGAAGCGTTAGTGCGTAATACATGTATGTTCTGGAGTCAAGGTAAATTTAATTTGGATGGACAAAAAGATGGATCCTCACTTTATAACAGAAGGAACTCCACCAAAGAAGTACAACGCAGCAGAACCTTTTCTTCAGGTCTAGCGTCTATCCACAATACCAGGGAACCTGGAACGCCAACGCATAATTTTACCGATGAGACTGGTCGTAGAAAAGACCACAAGACTAACATGTATAGCAGAAGAGTCTATGTCTCTGAGGACTCtgattcttcttcttcttctaaaGTGAACTTTTCCATTGGATGTGAAAGCCAAGGTAGCAAAGATGTGTCAGAGGCAATTCCACACATTGTTCTGCAATCAGAATTAAGTTTGGAAGCCCGAAGAGTTCTGGCAGCAAAAGCGCTTGCAGACATAAATGAATTTCTGGAAGAGGATGAAGTGAAGCAGAAGGTAGAAATGTGGCAG aaagaactGAATTCTCGAGATGGAGCTTGGGATAAAATCTGTACCGAGAGAGATCCTTTTATCCTCTGTAGCTTGATGTGGTCCTGGATAGAGCAGCTGAAAGAACCTATTATATCCACAGATGATGTTGACATGCTGGCAAAAAActgcacagaatcacaggatgcACTTTACTTACTGAGAAAG GAGCAGTGTCAGACTATCCTTTGTATTTTACACTGTGTGGTGAACTTGCAAATGCTACCAGCTGATGTGGAGGAGGCCTTACTTGCTCGTGCTATTAAAGCTTTCACTAAG ACAAGCTTTGATTCTGATAATGGACCGTATGTTTACAATACcctgaaaaaagtatttaaacaaacactggaagaaaaaaggaaaaggcttgACAAAGGAACAGAGAATCCCTCTTGA
- the PTPDC1 gene encoding protein tyrosine phosphatase domain-containing protein 1 isoform X1 has product MQGSPRRRSAVSIFSNFFQGRRHSSSDPLLRILQRRRSSAVEVLSSSTHRVMVAVSSLSPEELDATFPDKKRSSRRPTAKYTKVGERLRHVIPGHMQCSMACGGRACKYENPARWSGQEQAIKGLYSSWITDNILAMARPSTELIEKYNIIEQFERCGIKTIINLQRPGEHASCGNPLEQESGFTYLPEAFMEAGIYFYNFGWKDYGVASLTTILDMVKVMAFALQEGRVAVHCHAGLGRTGVLIACYLVFATRMSADQAILFVRAKRPNSIQTRGQLLCIREFTQFLVPLRNVFACCEPKAHTVTLSQYLTRQRHLLHGYESRHLKHVPKLIHLVCKLLLDLAENRQVIEAELLDIPDLSAEIEKTVSQLVSTQLDRELARQDSDTSESSHTHSSTFEMQDSLFSLGHECDPLWKKRNAQCLQPLTHPRRRLSYSESDLRRTEFLSEQGETAWTVPAQILLCNKLKQNSGEECSATSEQKPQLDLNKEALVRNTCMFWSQGKFNLDGQKDGSSLYNRRNSTKEVQRSRTFSSGLASIHNTREPGTPTHNFTDETGRRKDHKTNMYSRRVYVSEDSDSSSSSKVNFSIGCESQGSKDVSEAIPHIVLQSELSLEARRVLAAKALADINEFLEEDEVKQKVEMWQKELNSRDGAWDKICTERDPFILCSLMWSWIEQLKEPIISTDDVDMLAKNCTESQDALYLLRKEQCQTILCILHCVVNLQMLPADVEEALLARAIKAFTKTSFDSDNGPYVYNTLKKVFKQTLEEKRKRLDKGTENPS; this is encoded by the exons ATGCAGGGTtctccccgccgccgctcggcaGTGAGCATTTTTAGCAACTTTTTCCAGGGTCGGAGGCATTCTTCTTCCGATCCCCTTCTCCGCATCCTCCAGAGGCGCCGAAGCTCGGCTGTGGAGGTGCTCTCGTCGTCGACTCACCGGGTTATGGTGGCGGTATCGTCGCTGAGCCCCGAGGAGCTGGATGCAACTTTTCCTGATAAAAAAA GAAGTTCGAGGCGCCCGACGGCGAAATACACGAAAGTGGGGGAGCGGCTGCGCCACGTCATCCCCGGCCACATGCAGTGCTCCATGGCCTGCGGCGGGCGGGCGTGCAAGTACGAGAACCCGGCTCGATGGAGCGGCCAGGAGCAAGCCATCAAAGGGCTCTACTCTTCCTG GATAACAGATAACATACTGGCTATGGCTCGACCCTCAACAGaattaattgaaaaatacaACATTATTGAACAGTTTGAAAG ATGTGGCATAAAAACCATAATTAACCTTCAGCGTCCTGGGGAGCACGCGAGCTGTGGGAATCCACTGGAACAAGAAAGCGGCTTCACGTACCTTCCTGAAGCTTTCATGGAGGCTGGAA tttatttttataactttgGATGGAAGGACTATGGAGTGGCATCTCTCACTACCATACTTGATATGGTGAAAGTCATGGCTTTTGCGCTGCAGGAAGGGAGGGTCGCCGTCCATTGTCATGCAGGACTTGGTCGGACAG GTGTTCTAATAGCTTGCTACTTAGTTTTTGCAACAAGAATGAGTGCTGATCAAGCAATTCTTTTCGTCAGAGCAAAAAGGCCTAATTCTATTCAGACTAGGGGGCAGTTGTTGTGCATCAGAGAGTTCACCCAGTTTTTGGTTCCTCTGAGGAATGTATTTGCGTGCTGCGAGCCCAAGGCGCACACGGTGACACTGTCCCAGTACCTGACCCGTCAGAGACACCTGCTCCATGGTTACGAGAGCAGGCATCTCAAACACGTGCCAAAACTTATTCATCTCGTTTGCAAATTGTTGCTGGACCTGGCTGAAAACAGGCAAGTGATCGAGGCAGAATTGTTGGATATCCCAGATCTCTCAGCTGAAATCGAAAAGACTGTTTCTCAGTTGGTGTCCACGCAGCTCGATAGAGAACTTGCGAGGCAGGACAGTGACACCTCGGAGTCCTCCCACACCCACTCCTCCACTTTTGAGATGCAGGattctcttttctccctgggACACGAATGTGATcctctctggaaaaaaaggaatgctCAATGCCTTCAGCCTCTTACCCATCCGAGAAGGCGTCTAAGCTATAGTGAGTCAGATTTAAGGAGAACTGAGTTTCTCTCAGAACAAGGAGAAACCGCATGGACAGTACCTGCTCAGATATTGCTGTGCAACAAACTCAAGCAGAATAGTGGTGAGGAATGTTCTGCCACTAGCGAACAAAAGCCACAGTTGGATTTAAACAAAGAAGCGTTAGTGCGTAATACATGTATGTTCTGGAGTCAAGGTAAATTTAATTTGGATGGACAAAAAGATGGATCCTCACTTTATAACAGAAGGAACTCCACCAAAGAAGTACAACGCAGCAGAACCTTTTCTTCAGGTCTAGCGTCTATCCACAATACCAGGGAACCTGGAACGCCAACGCATAATTTTACCGATGAGACTGGTCGTAGAAAAGACCACAAGACTAACATGTATAGCAGAAGAGTCTATGTCTCTGAGGACTCtgattcttcttcttcttctaaaGTGAACTTTTCCATTGGATGTGAAAGCCAAGGTAGCAAAGATGTGTCAGAGGCAATTCCACACATTGTTCTGCAATCAGAATTAAGTTTGGAAGCCCGAAGAGTTCTGGCAGCAAAAGCGCTTGCAGACATAAATGAATTTCTGGAAGAGGATGAAGTGAAGCAGAAGGTAGAAATGTGGCAG aaagaactGAATTCTCGAGATGGAGCTTGGGATAAAATCTGTACCGAGAGAGATCCTTTTATCCTCTGTAGCTTGATGTGGTCCTGGATAGAGCAGCTGAAAGAACCTATTATATCCACAGATGATGTTGACATGCTGGCAAAAAActgcacagaatcacaggatgcACTTTACTTACTGAGAAAG GAGCAGTGTCAGACTATCCTTTGTATTTTACACTGTGTGGTGAACTTGCAAATGCTACCAGCTGATGTGGAGGAGGCCTTACTTGCTCGTGCTATTAAAGCTTTCACTAAG ACAAGCTTTGATTCTGATAATGGACCGTATGTTTACAATACcctgaaaaaagtatttaaacaaacactggaagaaaaaaggaaaaggcttgACAAAGGAACAGAGAATCCCTCTTGA
- the PTPDC1 gene encoding protein tyrosine phosphatase domain-containing protein 1 isoform X4: MAAGVLLQNELPYSSLLESSLYLANMSSGSSRRPTAKYTKVGERLRHVIPGHMQCSMACGGRACKYENPARWSGQEQAIKGLYSSWITDNILAMARPSTELIEKYNIIEQFERCGIKTIINLQRPGEHASCGNPLEQESGFTYLPEAFMEAGIYFYNFGWKDYGVASLTTILDMVKVMAFALQEGRVAVHCHAGLGRTGVLIACYLVFATRMSADQAILFVRAKRPNSIQTRGQLLCIREFTQFLVPLRNVFACCEPKAHTVTLSQYLTRQRHLLHGYESRHLKHVPKLIHLVCKLLLDLAENRQVIEAELLDIPDLSAEIEKTVSQLVSTQLDRELARQDSDTSESSHTHSSTFEMQDSLFSLGHECDPLWKKRNAQCLQPLTHPRRRLSYSESDLRRTEFLSEQGETAWTVPAQILLCNKLKQNSGEECSATSEQKPQLDLNKEALVRNTCMFWSQGKFNLDGQKDGSSLYNRRNSTKEVQRSRTFSSGLASIHNTREPGTPTHNFTDETGRRKDHKTNMYSRRVYVSEDSDSSSSSKVNFSIGCESQGSKDVSEAIPHIVLQSELSLEARRVLAAKALADINEFLEEDEVKQKKELNSRDGAWDKICTERDPFILCSLMWSWIEQLKEPIISTDDVDMLAKNCTESQDALYLLRKEQCQTILCILHCVVNLQMLPADVEEALLARAIKAFTKTSFDSDNGPYVYNTLKKVFKQTLEEKRKRLDKGTENPS; the protein is encoded by the exons ATGGCTGCAGGAGTTTTGCTGCAAAATGAACTGCCGTATTCTTCGTTGCTAGAGAGCAGTCTGTATCTTGCAAATATGAGTTCAG GAAGTTCGAGGCGCCCGACGGCGAAATACACGAAAGTGGGGGAGCGGCTGCGCCACGTCATCCCCGGCCACATGCAGTGCTCCATGGCCTGCGGCGGGCGGGCGTGCAAGTACGAGAACCCGGCTCGATGGAGCGGCCAGGAGCAAGCCATCAAAGGGCTCTACTCTTCCTG GATAACAGATAACATACTGGCTATGGCTCGACCCTCAACAGaattaattgaaaaatacaACATTATTGAACAGTTTGAAAG ATGTGGCATAAAAACCATAATTAACCTTCAGCGTCCTGGGGAGCACGCGAGCTGTGGGAATCCACTGGAACAAGAAAGCGGCTTCACGTACCTTCCTGAAGCTTTCATGGAGGCTGGAA tttatttttataactttgGATGGAAGGACTATGGAGTGGCATCTCTCACTACCATACTTGATATGGTGAAAGTCATGGCTTTTGCGCTGCAGGAAGGGAGGGTCGCCGTCCATTGTCATGCAGGACTTGGTCGGACAG GTGTTCTAATAGCTTGCTACTTAGTTTTTGCAACAAGAATGAGTGCTGATCAAGCAATTCTTTTCGTCAGAGCAAAAAGGCCTAATTCTATTCAGACTAGGGGGCAGTTGTTGTGCATCAGAGAGTTCACCCAGTTTTTGGTTCCTCTGAGGAATGTATTTGCGTGCTGCGAGCCCAAGGCGCACACGGTGACACTGTCCCAGTACCTGACCCGTCAGAGACACCTGCTCCATGGTTACGAGAGCAGGCATCTCAAACACGTGCCAAAACTTATTCATCTCGTTTGCAAATTGTTGCTGGACCTGGCTGAAAACAGGCAAGTGATCGAGGCAGAATTGTTGGATATCCCAGATCTCTCAGCTGAAATCGAAAAGACTGTTTCTCAGTTGGTGTCCACGCAGCTCGATAGAGAACTTGCGAGGCAGGACAGTGACACCTCGGAGTCCTCCCACACCCACTCCTCCACTTTTGAGATGCAGGattctcttttctccctgggACACGAATGTGATcctctctggaaaaaaaggaatgctCAATGCCTTCAGCCTCTTACCCATCCGAGAAGGCGTCTAAGCTATAGTGAGTCAGATTTAAGGAGAACTGAGTTTCTCTCAGAACAAGGAGAAACCGCATGGACAGTACCTGCTCAGATATTGCTGTGCAACAAACTCAAGCAGAATAGTGGTGAGGAATGTTCTGCCACTAGCGAACAAAAGCCACAGTTGGATTTAAACAAAGAAGCGTTAGTGCGTAATACATGTATGTTCTGGAGTCAAGGTAAATTTAATTTGGATGGACAAAAAGATGGATCCTCACTTTATAACAGAAGGAACTCCACCAAAGAAGTACAACGCAGCAGAACCTTTTCTTCAGGTCTAGCGTCTATCCACAATACCAGGGAACCTGGAACGCCAACGCATAATTTTACCGATGAGACTGGTCGTAGAAAAGACCACAAGACTAACATGTATAGCAGAAGAGTCTATGTCTCTGAGGACTCtgattcttcttcttcttctaaaGTGAACTTTTCCATTGGATGTGAAAGCCAAGGTAGCAAAGATGTGTCAGAGGCAATTCCACACATTGTTCTGCAATCAGAATTAAGTTTGGAAGCCCGAAGAGTTCTGGCAGCAAAAGCGCTTGCAGACATAAATGAATTTCTGGAAGAGGATGAAGTGAAGCAGAAG aaagaactGAATTCTCGAGATGGAGCTTGGGATAAAATCTGTACCGAGAGAGATCCTTTTATCCTCTGTAGCTTGATGTGGTCCTGGATAGAGCAGCTGAAAGAACCTATTATATCCACAGATGATGTTGACATGCTGGCAAAAAActgcacagaatcacaggatgcACTTTACTTACTGAGAAAG GAGCAGTGTCAGACTATCCTTTGTATTTTACACTGTGTGGTGAACTTGCAAATGCTACCAGCTGATGTGGAGGAGGCCTTACTTGCTCGTGCTATTAAAGCTTTCACTAAG ACAAGCTTTGATTCTGATAATGGACCGTATGTTTACAATACcctgaaaaaagtatttaaacaaacactggaagaaaaaaggaaaaggcttgACAAAGGAACAGAGAATCCCTCTTGA